DNA from Mesorhizobium sp. DCY119:
ACTCGCTGCCGCTGGCCTCCCGACAGCTGCGCCGGCCGCCGGTCGAGTAGTTGCTCGATTTGCAACTGCCCTGCCACCTCGCGCAATTTGCGCTCCTTCGTTGCCTGGTCGACGCCGCGCACCCGCATGCCGAAGGTGATGTTCTTGGCCACCGACATCGTTGGATAAAGGGCATAGGACTGGAACACCATTGCAATGTTCCGGTCCCGCGGGCTCACACCCTTCATGTCCTGACCGCCGATAAAGATCGCACCCGAGGTCGTGTTCTCCAGGCCCGCGATGCAGTTCAGCAAGGTGGATTTGCCGCAACCTGAAGGACCGACGAGTACGAGAAATTCTCCCGGCTGGACCGCGATATTGATGTCCTTGAGGATTTCGGCGGAACCGAAGTTTTTGTATGCGCGGCGGATTTCGAGGATCGGCGCCATGACTGTTACCCCTTGACGGAACCCGCGGTCAGACCGCGTATGAAATACTTGCCGGCGACGATGTAGACGAGAAGTGTTGGAAGAGCCGCGATGATCGCCGCGGCCATGTCGACGTTATATTCCTTAACCCCGGTCGTCGAATTGACGATGTTGTTCAGAGCAACAGTAACCGGCTGCGAACCCGATTGGCTGAACGATATGCCGAACAGGAAGTCGTTCCAGATCTGGGTAAACTGCCAGATGATGGTGACAACGATGATCGGCAGCGACAGCGGTAGAAAGATCGACCAGAAGATACGGAAGAAACCGGCGCCATCGATCTTGGCTGCACGAACCAACTCGCGCGGGACGGTAATATAGTAGTTCCGGAAAAACAGCGTCGTGAAGGCGACGCCGTAGATCACATGCACAAGGATCAATCCTGGGAGAGTGCCAGCGAGTCCCATCAGGCCCAGCATCCGCGCCATCGGCAGGATTACGACCTGGAACGGAATGAAGCAGCCCAGCAGCATGAGTGCGAAGAACAGGTTGGCGCCGCGGAAGCGCCAATGTGCGAAGACATAGCCGTTGATCGCCCCTATCACGGTTGAAATGATCACGGCTGGTACCGTCATCAGCAACGAGTTCCAGAAGAACGGCCGCAGTCCTTCGCACTGTATGCCTGTGCAGGCACTCGACCAGGCGGTCCTCCACGCGTCAAAGGTAATCTGCCGTGGCAGCGAAATGAGACTGCCGGTTCGAATTTCCTCGAGGCTCTTGAGCGAAGTGGTGACCATGGCAAAAAGCGGCATGAGGTAATACAGCGCAAACAGCACAAGCATCGCATGGAGACCCAGCGAAGCGCAACGCGGCCAATCCGGGCCTGTCGGCTGCGGACCGCCGGCAAGGTGAAAGCGAGGACCTGCTCAGTCATATTTGGCCCTGAGCTCTGAATAGAGGTATGGTACGATGATCGCGAAGACGACCATCATCATGACCACAGCGGACGATGCTGCCTGGCCGAGGTTGCCGCGCGAGAAGGCCATCGTGTACATATAGGTAGCAGGCATATCCGTGGCATAGCCTGGGCCGCCCCCGGTCAACGCGATGATCAGGTCGAAGCTCTTGATCGCCAGGTGGACCAGCACGATGAAGGCCGACAGAAAGATTGGCGTCATCGAAGGGATGATGATGGCGGTGTAGATACGCCAGGTCGGAATGCCGTCGACCTGCGCCGCCTTGATGATCTCCTCATCCACCGAACGGAGACCTGCCAGAAACAGCGCCATTACGAAACCCGAGGCCTGCCAGACTGCGGCCAGGACAACGGTGAAGATGGCCATCTTCGGGTCGACGAGCCAGTTGAAGGAGAAGCTTTCGAAGCCCCACCCCTTCACCATCGACTCCAGACCGAGGCCGGGGTTCAGTATCCATTTCCAGGCGATGCCGGTGACGATCATCGACAGCGCCATCGGGTAGAGATAGATGGTTCGCAGCACGCCCTCGGCGCGTATGCGCTGGTCCAGCAAGATCGCCAATCCCAGGCCGATGATCATTGACAGCACAATGAACAGCGCACCGAAGATGTAGAGGTTGTTCATTGCCGTGTACCAACGCGCGGCCTCGAACAGCCTTTCATATTGGATGAACCCGTCGAATTCGTAGTTCGGCAGCAACCGCGACCGCGTAAGCGACACCCAGGCCGTCCAGCCGATGAAGCCGTAAACGAACACCAAAACCGCTGCAAAGGTCGGTGCGACAATGATCTTCGGCACGTGCCGTTCGAGCCAGTCGGCCATGAAAAGTCTCACTCAAAAACAAAAACCCGCTCGGCACCGCATGGGCTCGCCGAGCTGAGTGCAAGTCGTCGTTACATCGAGTTGGCGATCGCCTCGGCCAGCATCTTCACCGCGTCTTCCGACGTCATGTCCGAATTGAAATGAGCCGTGACAACATCTGTGATCGCCCCAGCCTGAGCGCCACGCAAGGCCATGCCGTGGGCATAGGAGGGAAGCAGGGAGCCGCTTTTCGCGGCAGCAGCCATATCCCCGGCCGAGAGATGTGCGCACATGTCGAACTTGTCGAGGCTAACGTCGGTTCGAACCGGGATCGATCCCTTGTTCAGGTTGAACGTTTCCTGGAAGGACGGGCCGACGATCAGCTCTGCCAGAAGGTTCTGTCCCTGCTTCTTGTCCTCGCCCTCGACATTGAACATTGCAAAACTGTCGACGTTGTAGAGAAACCCCTGACCGGGCGTAGGCGCGCACAGGAAATCCTTGCCCGGTTTCTTGCCGGCAGCAAGGAACTCGCCCTTGGCCCAATCACCCATGATCTGGAAGGCAGCTTCGCCGTTCATCACCATCGCGGTGGCAAGGTTCCAGTCGCGTCCTGAAAAATTGCTGTCGACAAAACCGCGCAAGATTCTCATTTCATCGAACACGGCTTTCATCGTGTCCGAGGTCAGCGTTTCAGGGTCCAGATCGACCAGCGCCTTCCGGTAGAAGGCCGATCCACCTATCCCCAGCACCACCGTCTCGAACACGGTGGCGTCCTGCCAAGCCTGGCCGCCGTGAGCCAAGGGGGTAACGCCGGCGGCCTTCAGCTTCTCGGCCGCCGCATTGAATTCCTCCCAGGTCGTCGGCATTTTGATGCCGTTCTGCTCCAGGATAGCGGCATTGGCCCAGATAAAGTCTACCCGGTGCACATTGACCGGAGCTGCGCACCAGTGGCCGTCACACTTCATATGCGCGGCGATCGATTCCGGCAGGACATCGGCCCAATGCTGCTCCTCAGCGACGCCCGAGATGTCGGCGAGCGCACCCTCCTCGTACCATTCCTGGATTGCCGGGCCCTTCAGTTGCACGGCCGTCGGCGGATTCCGAGCCAGGACCCGCGCCCTCAGCGCGGTCATCGCTGCGTCGCCGCCGCCACCGGCAACGGGCATGTCGATCCAGGTGCCGCCACGGCCCGCAAATTCCTCCTGGAGCAAGGCAACCGACTTCGCTTCACCGCCCGACGTCCACCAGTGCAGGACTTCGGCCTGAGGCTCTGCTGCGACGGAGCCGCCCGTCAACACAGCCGCGACCAGGACCGCCGACGCGGTGAGGTGTTTCATAGACTTGCCTCCCAATATCTGCCGCATCGAAAGGCGCGGCAGCCTACCATAGAACGGCAGTGTCCGAGGGCTATAACGAGCAGGGTAGATCGTCCGTTTTGTCCCCCAAATTCTCCCCTCGCCTGTTACAAGGCGTTACAAACCGCCGATCCTCTGGTGTATGGAAAAGGCGAGACGTAGCATCGGTTGTGGAGGAACGGCCAATGGCGATCCCAAGGCTTTTGGTTGTCGACGACGATGTCGATATGCGCGACATGATGGTGGTGTTTCTGCAGAAGCATGGCTTCATCGCGCTGCCTGCGGCCTCCGAATCAGACATCCGTTCAGAACTCGACAAGGGTCGCATCGACTTGATTCTGCTCGACGTGATGCTGGGGCAGGAGAACGGCGTGGGAATTTGCGAGCGGCTGCGCAGCGAACAGGAACTGCCTATTATCCTGGTTTCGGCGCTGTCGGCCGACCAGCATCTCATGGCCGGCTATGCCGTCGGCGCAGACGACTATGTGCCCAAGCCCTTCAATCCGGACTTGCTGCTGGCCCGCGTGCGAGCGGTTCTGCGCCGGACCCGCCGCAGTCCCTCATTGGCATACCGCCGCGCGACAGGAACGTGGCGCTTTGCCGGCTGGCTCTATGACAGCAAGCGCGATGAAATCTACTCGCCGGCCGGCTATCAGATAATGCTGTCGCGCCGTGAGACCCGCCTGTTGAAGGTGCTTCTGGCAAATGCGCATGTTCCCCTCACCCGCGACGAGATCGCCGCAGCGCTCGACGTAACAGGCGACGGCAATATCAATTCCGAGGCACAAGGCCGGGCGATCGACGTGCTGGTCGGGCGGCTGCGCTCAAAGATCGAAAGCAATCCGAAGCATCCCCAGTTGCTGCGGACCGAGCGCGGTGTCGGCTATATCTTCGGCGTCGATGTCGAGCGCATGGACAGCTAAGGTGCGGCTGTCTCCTACCTTGCGGACCACGGTGATGCTGTGGACCGTAGCGGCCTTTGCATCAGGCCTTTTGGCCGGTGTTCTATGGTACGAGTCGCATGGGGCGTGGAAACGCCACCTTGCCGGCGCTTTCGCCACGGGCTTTCGCCTCTTTGCAGCATTGCAGGATGGCCAATCCAGTGTTGACGGCATCACCATCAAGGCGCTGGGACCTGCCGATGCGGCCATAGCGGACAAGGGAAACTTCGCCAGCGTCAGCGGTGTGCCTCAACCTTCGCTGGTGACGGTCGTTACCATTCGCGAGCCGGTGCCTGTCGATGTTTCCAGGCGAATTATCTCACTGGCTATCATTTCGCCTGAAATACGCTATCCGGTGGCCGATCTGGAGGTACGCGAAAATCTGCCCCCAGCTGAAAAGCTGGCTGTCATCACCAAACTCCTTGCCACCTACTGCAGCGACTCCCTTGTGCTCGCGAAAAACGCCCAAGGAAACTGGTTCCGCCTCCAGGGAGGCGCGGTCTGGAGTTGCGCCGCTGCGCCGCGCGACTTCCGATTGGTTGCCGCCTTCATCGCGGTGCTTAGCCTCGCTGCCATCCTCACCAGTGTCGCAGATACGTCGCAGAAGTTTCGCTCTTTCGCTGAAGCATTGCGAAGCCGCCGCCGGGTCGGTGGCCCGGACAGCTATGTCGAGCATGGTCCGGCGGAGCTGCGCGAGATCGTAAGTGCCGTCAATTCATACATGGAAAAGGAACGTGCGCATCTGTTCAAGCGGGCCGAGGTGCTTTCCGGTGTCAGTCACGACTTGGGCGCCCCTGCCACGCGTCTGCGGTTGCGCGCCGCCTTGATCGTTGACGACGAGCTGCGGCGGCGGCTCGATGCAGACATCGACCAGATGATCGGTATGATCGAGAGCGTGTTGGCCTTCACACGGTCCGAGTTGAGCGATGAGGAACCACGCCGGCTATCTCTGACCGCACTCATCGAGGCGCTGGTCGCCGACTATCAGGATCTTGACCGTCCTGTTGAGTTGGAAACGCATCAGCCCGAGGTTATCGAAACAGCGGCATCGGTGTTCATGTCGAGCAAGGGCCACAGAACGCTCCCCGACGAACGTCGTCTCCTCGTCATCGCCCGGCCGATGTCCCTGCAGAGGGCTATCGTCAACCTTGTCGAGAATGCACTGAAATACGGACGTCGTGCGACAGTCCGGCTTAATGCAACATCAGCCATGGCCACGATCGAAGTCGAGGACGAGGGTGGCAGGATTTGCCTTGGGGATATCGAAAAGCTCGTGGCTCCATTCCAGCGCGGCCGAAACAGCGTCATGACGGAAGGCTTCGGGCTGGGCCTGACCATTGCCTCGACTATCGCCGAGCAGCATGGCGGGGGGTTGCAGTTTGAACAGGGCGATAAGGGGTTGCGCGTAAAGCTGACCATCCAGCGTGGATGACTCTCAGCTTGGCGTCACGCTGCTGACCTCCCGCTTATTCCTGCGCGCGCGCCATTCCTCGAAGCGCTGAAGGATCACGAACAGCGAGGGCACGAAGAGAATGGCAAGGCAGGTCGAGGCTATCATGCCGGAAAAGACCGTGATGCCGATCGACCTGCGGGCGCTGGCGCCGGCGCCCGTCGCCACCACCAGAGGTGCGACGCCAAGGATGAAGGCGAAGGACGTCATCAGGATGGGCCGGAAGCGGTTGCGCGCCGCCTCGATTGCCGCTTCCACGATGGGTGTTCCGGCCGCGCGCAAGTCACGAGCGACTTCGACAATCAGGATCGCATTCTTGGCCGACAAGGCAATGAGCAGGATCAAGCCGATCTGGACATAGAGATTATTGGCTATGCCGATGCCATTGAGGACCAGAACCGGACCTATCAGTGACAATGGCGCGGCGAGCAGGACTGCGATCGGCGCGAACCAGCTCTCATACTGGCCTGCAAGAACGAGATAGACGAGCAGAAGCGCCAGAGCGAACACCAGATAGATCTGGTCTGTGACGAGTTTCTCCTGGAAAGACAGCGCGGTCCACTCGAAGCCGGTGCCGCTTGGCAAAGTGTCAGCTGCAATCTCCTCCATCAGCTTTATCGCCTGGCCTGACGAGAAATCAGATGCCTGCACGCCGATGATCGACGCTGAAGGGTAAAGATTGTAGAGACTGATGAGCGAGGGACCAATGCTCGGCGTGACAGTCAGCAAGGTCCCGAGTGGGATCATGTCGCCGTTCTGGTTGCGCACCGTCAGGCTGCCGATATCCTCGGGTGACCGGCGGAACTGTGAATCGCCCTGCACGTAGATCTGGAACACGCGCCCGAATTTGTTGAACTGGCTGACATAGCTGGAACCGAGATAGCCGGCGAGCGTCTGGAAGACCGCGTCCGTGGTCAGCCCGAGATTCTGCACTTTCTCGCGGTCAATATTGACGGTGTATTGCGGAACGTTGGCGCGGAAGGTGGCCGATACGCGCTGGATACCCGACTGCGTTTCCGCCGTCTTCACCATGGCATTGGCTGAACCCTGTAGCTTGGCAAGGTCGAAGCTGCCGTCGCGAAGCTCGACCTGCATGGTGAAGCCGGCGGCGTTGCCGATGCCCTGGATCGGCGGCGGCGGCAGCACCAGAACACGCCCGTCCGCCATGTCGGAAAGGCTTGCGTTGAGCGTGGCGTAGAGCGAGGCAAGATCCTCGCCCTTGCCGCGCAGGCTCCAGTCCTTGAGGATGATGTAGGCAACGCCGGCATTGGCAAGCGAGGAGTTGTTGTCGAGAGCCGAGATGCCGGCGATCGTCACGACCTGGTCGACGCCGGGGGTCGCCTTGGCGATCTTCGAAATCTGCTTCAACGTCTCCTGGGTACGACCCAGTGCTGCGCCATCGGGTAACTGCACGGAGGCGAGCAGATAGCCCTGGTCTTCGATCGGTATGAAGCCCGTTGCGACCCGCGACATGCCATAGCCGGCCGCGCCGATGATGAGGAGCGCGATCACGCCCATTATGGCGCTGTGCCGCACCATGGCGCCGATCAATCGGGCGTAGCCATTCTCCATGCACTGGTAGATGGCGTTGAAGCCACGATAAAAGAAGTTGCGCTGGTCCGGTGGCACTGGAGGCCTGAGCCAGAGTGCGCACTGGGTCGGCTTCAGCGTCGCCGCATTGATGGCGCTTATCAGAGCAGTCGCCGCAATCACCAGCGCGAACTGCGCGTAGATTTCGCCTGTGAGCCCTTGCAGGAATGACGCCGGCAGGAACACCGCCATCAAAACGAGCGTGATGCCGATGATCGGCCCGAATAGCGTTTTCATGGCCGCAATCGCCGCGTCATGGCTCGACATGCCGCGCTCCAAATTGTGGCTGGCACCCTCAACCACGACGATGGCATCGTCGACGACGATGCCTATTGCGAGCACGATGGCGAAGAGCGTCGAAAGATTGACGGAGAAGCCGAGCGCTGCCATCGCCGCGAACGCGCCGATGATCGTCACCGGCACGGTCGTTGCCGGCACCAGCATCGCCCGCCAATCCTGCAGGAAAACGAGGATGACGATGAGCACCAGCACGGCCGCTTCGATCAGCGTCTTGTAGACCTCGTGAATCGCCTGGCTGACGAAGATCGTGGTGTTGAAGGGGATCGAATACGCCATGCCCTGGGGAAACTCGCCCGCCAGTTCCTTCATCCTGGCCTCGACCCTTCCGGCAACGTCGAGCGCATTGGCGCCCGGTGACAGGAAAATGGCCATGCCCGCCGCCGGCTGGTCATCGACCGTGAAGAACTGGCCGTAAGTCTGGGCGCCGAGCTCGACACGGCCGACGTCGCGCACGCGTGTCAGGTCGCCGGCAGTGCCGGTCTTGACGACCACAGCACCGAACTGTTCCGGATCGTCGAGCCGGCTCTGCACTTCGATCGTGTACTGGAAGGACTGGTTGTCGGGCGCGGGCGGCGCACCAACCTGGCCCGCGGTGACCTGCTCGCTTTGCTGCCCCAGCGCCTGGATCACGTCCTGAGCGGTCAGGCCGCGCGCCCTCATCTTCTCGGGATCGAGCCAGACGCGCATGGAATACTGCCCAGCGCCGAACACGTTGATGTTGCCGACACCGGGCAACCGGGCAAGCTCGTCCTTCAGGCGTATGGTTGCGTAATTGCTGAGAAAGAGGCTGTCATATTTGCCCTCCGGCGAAGTCAGCGTCACGATCTCGAGGATCGCGGTCGATTTCTTCTGCACGACAACGCCCTGCACCTGCACGGCCTGTGGCAGACTGGCCAGGGCGGCAGACACGCGGTTCTGCACCAGCACCTGCGCCTGATCGAGATCCGTGCCGATGGCGAAGGTGACTGTAAGATTGTAGCTGCCATCCGAGGCGGCAAAGGACTGCATGTAGATCATGCCTTCGACGCCGTTGACCTGCTGCTCGATCGGCAGCGCCACCGTGTCGATGACGGTGCGGGCGCTCGCGCCCGGATAGCGGGTGGTCACCGAAACGGTCGGCGGCACCACGTTCGGATATTGCGCGACCGGCAAGGCAAAGAGCGAGACGATGCCGACGACGAGCGTGAGGATGGCAATGACGTTTGCCAGGACGGGCCGCTCGATGAAGAACTTGGAGATCATTGGACTGGGCCATCCGTCGCGGCTGCCTCGAGCGTCTTCGTCTGCGGTTCGATCTTCTGCCCGGGAATAGCCGTCAGCAGGCCGGAGACGACGACGCGGTCATCCGCCGTGACGCCGGAGGTAACCACGCGGAGATTTCCCACGAGCTGGCCGATCCCGACCGTGTGCTGCTCGACGACATCGTCCTTCCCGGCCACCAGCACATAGCGGCCACCCTGGTCGCTGCCGATCGCCCGATCCGGAACGAGCAGCATGTCGGGCTCTTCGCCGAGCGGCACCCTTACGCGGACGAAATAGCCCGGCAGGATGGGGCGGCCCTGATTGGGTAGCACCGCGCGCACGGCAAGCGTGCCCGTGGATGCCGTCAACTCGGGCGCGGCGTAATCCAGCGTTCCCTTGTGAGGATAGTCCGTCTCGTCCTGCAAGCCGATTTCTACCGGCACTTTCTTGAGATCCTGCGCGGACATTCCGCGCTTTGCCATGCCGGCGCGGATGCGCAATACATCCTGCTCGCCGATGGTAAAGTCTACATAGATCGGATCGAGCTGAACGATTGTCGCGAGCGTCGTCGTGCTGCCTGCGCCGACAAGCTGGCCGATCGACACCTGGCGAGCGGTGACGATGCCGTCGAA
Protein-coding regions in this window:
- a CDS encoding ABC transporter substrate-binding protein, with product MKHLTASAVLVAAVLTGGSVAAEPQAEVLHWWTSGGEAKSVALLQEEFAGRGGTWIDMPVAGGGGDAAMTALRARVLARNPPTAVQLKGPAIQEWYEEGALADISGVAEEQHWADVLPESIAAHMKCDGHWCAAPVNVHRVDFIWANAAILEQNGIKMPTTWEEFNAAAEKLKAAGVTPLAHGGQAWQDATVFETVVLGIGGSAFYRKALVDLDPETLTSDTMKAVFDEMRILRGFVDSNFSGRDWNLATAMVMNGEAAFQIMGDWAKGEFLAAGKKPGKDFLCAPTPGQGFLYNVDSFAMFNVEGEDKKQGQNLLAELIVGPSFQETFNLNKGSIPVRTDVSLDKFDMCAHLSAGDMAAAAKSGSLLPSYAHGMALRGAQAGAITDVVTAHFNSDMTSEDAVKMLAEAIANSM
- a CDS encoding response regulator transcription factor — its product is MAIPRLLVVDDDVDMRDMMVVFLQKHGFIALPAASESDIRSELDKGRIDLILLDVMLGQENGVGICERLRSEQELPIILVSALSADQHLMAGYAVGADDYVPKPFNPDLLLARVRAVLRRTRRSPSLAYRRATGTWRFAGWLYDSKRDEIYSPAGYQIMLSRRETRLLKVLLANAHVPLTRDEIAAALDVTGDGNINSEAQGRAIDVLVGRLRSKIESNPKHPQLLRTERGVGYIFGVDVERMDS
- a CDS encoding carbohydrate ABC transporter permease, translating into MLVLFALYYLMPLFAMVTTSLKSLEEIRTGSLISLPRQITFDAWRTAWSSACTGIQCEGLRPFFWNSLLMTVPAVIISTVIGAINGYVFAHWRFRGANLFFALMLLGCFIPFQVVILPMARMLGLMGLAGTLPGLILVHVIYGVAFTTLFFRNYYITVPRELVRAAKIDGAGFFRIFWSIFLPLSLPIIVVTIIWQFTQIWNDFLFGISFSQSGSQPVTVALNNIVNSTTGVKEYNVDMAAAIIAALPTLLVYIVAGKYFIRGLTAGSVKG
- a CDS encoding sugar ABC transporter permease, whose translation is MADWLERHVPKIIVAPTFAAVLVFVYGFIGWTAWVSLTRSRLLPNYEFDGFIQYERLFEAARWYTAMNNLYIFGALFIVLSMIIGLGLAILLDQRIRAEGVLRTIYLYPMALSMIVTGIAWKWILNPGLGLESMVKGWGFESFSFNWLVDPKMAIFTVVLAAVWQASGFVMALFLAGLRSVDEEIIKAAQVDGIPTWRIYTAIIIPSMTPIFLSAFIVLVHLAIKSFDLIIALTGGGPGYATDMPATYMYTMAFSRGNLGQAASSAVVMMMVVFAIIVPYLYSELRAKYD
- a CDS encoding efflux RND transporter periplasmic adaptor subunit; the protein is MLLASGKARHAAGLLAVAVLLAACREENAYVPPPPPKVEVALPLKQTVTPYLYATGNTAAINTTTLVARVSGFVQEIDYKDGDEVKSGSRLFLIEPQPYQLALEQAQAGQGSADASAKQSGAELKRQQELLAQKVISASTLDEASAAAAVDVAKQQQSAVDVKQAQLNLSYTEVKAPFDGIVTARQVSIGQLVGAGSTTTLATIVQLDPIYVDFTIGEQDVLRIRAGMAKRGMSAQDLKKVPVEIGLQDETDYPHKGTLDYAAPELTASTGTLAVRAVLPNQGRPILPGYFVRVRVPLGEEPDMLLVPDRAIGSDQGGRYVLVAGKDDVVEQHTVGIGQLVGNLRVVTSGVTADDRVVVSGLLTAIPGQKIEPQTKTLEAAATDGPVQ
- a CDS encoding HAMP domain-containing sensor histidine kinase; translation: MLWTVAAFASGLLAGVLWYESHGAWKRHLAGAFATGFRLFAALQDGQSSVDGITIKALGPADAAIADKGNFASVSGVPQPSLVTVVTIREPVPVDVSRRIISLAIISPEIRYPVADLEVRENLPPAEKLAVITKLLATYCSDSLVLAKNAQGNWFRLQGGAVWSCAAAPRDFRLVAAFIAVLSLAAILTSVADTSQKFRSFAEALRSRRRVGGPDSYVEHGPAELREIVSAVNSYMEKERAHLFKRAEVLSGVSHDLGAPATRLRLRAALIVDDELRRRLDADIDQMIGMIESVLAFTRSELSDEEPRRLSLTALIEALVADYQDLDRPVELETHQPEVIETAASVFMSSKGHRTLPDERRLLVIARPMSLQRAIVNLVENALKYGRRATVRLNATSAMATIEVEDEGGRICLGDIEKLVAPFQRGRNSVMTEGFGLGLTIASTIAEQHGGGLQFEQGDKGLRVKLTIQRG
- a CDS encoding multidrug efflux RND transporter permease subunit, which codes for MISKFFIERPVLANVIAILTLVVGIVSLFALPVAQYPNVVPPTVSVTTRYPGASARTVIDTVALPIEQQVNGVEGMIYMQSFAASDGSYNLTVTFAIGTDLDQAQVLVQNRVSAALASLPQAVQVQGVVVQKKSTAILEIVTLTSPEGKYDSLFLSNYATIRLKDELARLPGVGNINVFGAGQYSMRVWLDPEKMRARGLTAQDVIQALGQQSEQVTAGQVGAPPAPDNQSFQYTIEVQSRLDDPEQFGAVVVKTGTAGDLTRVRDVGRVELGAQTYGQFFTVDDQPAAGMAIFLSPGANALDVAGRVEARMKELAGEFPQGMAYSIPFNTTIFVSQAIHEVYKTLIEAAVLVLIVILVFLQDWRAMLVPATTVPVTIIGAFAAMAALGFSVNLSTLFAIVLAIGIVVDDAIVVVEGASHNLERGMSSHDAAIAAMKTLFGPIIGITLVLMAVFLPASFLQGLTGEIYAQFALVIAATALISAINAATLKPTQCALWLRPPVPPDQRNFFYRGFNAIYQCMENGYARLIGAMVRHSAIMGVIALLIIGAAGYGMSRVATGFIPIEDQGYLLASVQLPDGAALGRTQETLKQISKIAKATPGVDQVVTIAGISALDNNSSLANAGVAYIILKDWSLRGKGEDLASLYATLNASLSDMADGRVLVLPPPPIQGIGNAAGFTMQVELRDGSFDLAKLQGSANAMVKTAETQSGIQRVSATFRANVPQYTVNIDREKVQNLGLTTDAVFQTLAGYLGSSYVSQFNKFGRVFQIYVQGDSQFRRSPEDIGSLTVRNQNGDMIPLGTLLTVTPSIGPSLISLYNLYPSASIIGVQASDFSSGQAIKLMEEIAADTLPSGTGFEWTALSFQEKLVTDQIYLVFALALLLVYLVLAGQYESWFAPIAVLLAAPLSLIGPVLVLNGIGIANNLYVQIGLILLIALSAKNAILIVEVARDLRAAGTPIVEAAIEAARNRFRPILMTSFAFILGVAPLVVATGAGASARRSIGITVFSGMIASTCLAILFVPSLFVILQRFEEWRARRNKREVSSVTPS